CTTATCTTCTAACCTTACTCTAATGATCAAATCATCATTAGGTTGAGTTTGTACCTTAATAATAGTATTATACCTTTTATGCCAATCTTCATTGCCCTTCCATTTGAAATCATCATTTTCCAAATCTGTTGGCTTATATATAGCATTGTAAGACCCTATTGTCTGACCGTCATCCCTTTTAGCTCCAACATAAGCAGGATTTCTATGCCATCCTCCCTGAATTCTCCTTAATACAAATCCTTTAGCTCCAGGATCAAACTGAAACATATAGCCCCAATCTATTCCTTTATCAGGATCATAAGCTCCTCTCAACAAAACTCCATAACCCCAACCACCAGAAAGTGCTGCATCTACTATTAAAGAATAACTATCTATATTACCAGTAGTACCTTCAAAATATCTATCTATTAATTGAGTGAAGATCAAACCACCACTAGCACTTGTATTACCTCCGTCATCAGTTAACTGAGCAGATAATTCTTCTCCACTTCCTGACATATTGAAAGTATATCCATCAGCCATTTCTATAGCACCGGTTACAGCACCAGTTACGAAATCTCTCCAAAACAGATTCAACTGACCTTCTTCTTGTCTCTGAGTAATTGCTTCTATTCCAGGTAAATATCTGATAATCATTCCTCTATTACCGATGATACCGTTATCATTATTCCCCAGTCCACTATTTTCAGCAAAGACTCCTGTGGAAATATTGATATCTTGAGTTGTAGTTCCTGCATTATCTATAATAGTATTTGTTGCAATCCTCACATCTACTGATTTTTCTCCAGCTCTTTTAAATTCCAAATCATATCCATAATCTCCTTTTTGGCTTCCACCTTTACTGTGAGCAATAACTCTAGGAACACTTAAGCTTCTTGGATAAAATACAATATCACCATTAGCATTCAAATAGATATAATCAAAGTTTTGATGATCAATATTTTCGGGAGTAACTAGATTAGGGTCATTTAATATTTCAATATTGGTAGCATAAGATAAGGTATTAGAAATCATCTGTTCAACCCTTCTAGCATCCTCCTGTTTTTGAGCTTGATCTTCTCCTCTTCTAAAGAAAACACTAGAATTAAACATAATATTATATATAACTACTATAATTACACTAAAGATAGAGATTGCTACCATAAGTTCTGTCAGAGTAAACCCTTCTTCTGAATCTTTTTTCAACCTATACACTATCTTACCTCCTTTTTAACGCCTTAGAACCATCACATTAAAAGAATTTTGATTTAACGATAAAGATTTATCTTTTATATCTGCAACTTGCCATTGCTCTCCTATTAAATAGAAAATCTGAAATTCATCATCACTAGCTCTACCACTTAAGATACTAATATTATCCCCCCA
Above is a window of Orenia marismortui DSM 5156 DNA encoding:
- a CDS encoding PilW family protein, coding for MYRLKKDSEEGFTLTELMVAISIFSVIIVVIYNIMFNSSVFFRRGEDQAQKQEDARRVEQMISNTLSYATNIEILNDPNLVTPENIDHQNFDYIYLNANGDIVFYPRSLSVPRVIAHSKGGSQKGDYGYDLEFKRAGEKSVDVRIATNTIIDNAGTTTQDINISTGVFAENSGLGNNDNGIIGNRGMIIRYLPGIEAITQRQEEGQLNLFWRDFVTGAVTGAIEMADGYTFNMSGSGEELSAQLTDDGGNTSASGGLIFTQLIDRYFEGTTGNIDSYSLIVDAALSGGWGYGVLLRGAYDPDKGIDWGYMFQFDPGAKGFVLRRIQGGWHRNPAYVGAKRDDGQTIGSYNAIYKPTDLENDDFKWKGNEDWHKRYNTIIKVQTQPNDDLIIRVRLEDKTVKPHAVSEEMWFGNFGNVELAHNKTFTGGNINSGGHFDANKGLDWDYFDYWDNGHQPLPSDLDLPGRYFALRSWTGSGDTAYNVKFYEVIVAGAEPAVKEVEHNNSSPKVIRLIFDEEITLLLGEEFEDLVAGSDYYTESSLNFELLEEIMDKSKDNPIKKKIIDKFNEDFTIGSNIQIENVELDNDEGEPIVLKLILESNIWGGEIIYSPELADENLGILSDYQGNLVEGFRRDF